TAAGTTTGAAACAGTCAGAGCATTGTTCTTATATGTATGCCATGCACTCATGCATCAACAGAGGCGGCCATTGGGGTTCAGTCCTCGTTTCCCATGCCAATGTAATGTAATTTGGGAAAAAACTACATAGGACTCTGAGTTTCTGCGGCCGCTACTGCTACACATATACACAAGCGATTTAGGAAAAAATGAGTTTAATTTATAGGCTGATACACACTAGATTCTAACAAGCAAACAAGCGATTTAGGAAAAATGAGTTTATTTTATAGGCTGATGCATACTAGATTTTGACAAGCAATATGAAAATTCACATTCTGCAGCAAATATACATCCTTAGCGTGCTGAATATATTTTTATGACGCATATATGATTTCAGTTGAAAATGGATTAATATTGGTATACTTTAGACTAGGAGTACTAGGAGAGGGAATCTTATTCTTTCCCAACTGATGCAAGACACTAGAATTTAAATAAAAGGAGCAGAGAAATAGTTAAGTTAAATTACCAGGACCTTGCTAGCTAGCACAGGTACTGAATTTAGTACTTGTACCTGATTTGCAGTCAAAAAGATGGGGAGGAGATGCATTTCTGAGCCGAGAATTGACAAAACTGTCTTTCACAAATCAGAGGAACATATGATTCCCAATTCATTTCCCTTGTAAATACTTGTGGGATTGGTAATAGAAAATTAATGTCTAAATATGGGCACACTTCAAATATTGGCTGATCAGTAATTTTAGCATTCAGTCCCTTCAATAAAGTTGTCATTCTTCCAAAAAATTTGTAGTTTAAAAGGCAAAGAAAACCGTTATCTTCTTCTACCTATTTGTTTGAAGAGATTGGTGTTTTAATTTTAGTATCAAGATTTACAAATGCTGAGATGGATGTGGCGCTTTCTTGGAGTTTTTGCGAGTTTATGCCTTTGCTCGTCTTTGGGTAATAGTTAATGGATGTCAACAAGATTCTATGGTACATCCATGCCATTAGTACTAGCCATATATAGTAGTTGCTTGCAGCCCTTGATTGTTTGTAATATTATTCGTTGATTTGTTCTTAAGAAGTCATTTAACCACCTCCTGCAGGTAGCTCATGGTCTTAATAATGAGAGGGACAAGTTTAGCTTGACAAGGTAGTATAAACTAATTAATACTGTGCAAATTAAGCTAAACACAGAACTCAACTCATGGCATCATATTCTCCATCTATTACATGAACACACAACACAAGGCTTACATGCCGTAGACAAAAAAAAGTAGTCGGGGACTCAAAAATGTAAACTATTTCCTTCAATAATCAATATCgttaaaattcaaaaataaatattcatCAATTAACTACGAGTtcagaattttttaaaataaatttaacatAAACAAATAGTTCAGTGTGGTCAATTGCATCCACGAAGATGTGCAGTGTGCACATAGATAAAACAAAAGTATTAAGAACCAAGCACGCACGCTCCGCATTAAGTTCATCAAACGTGCATTCTTCCTTCTATTCTTTCTCTATATAAACAAAATTATCTCTCTCTAGTTGTTCTCTGTTTATTGCATAAACTTGAAGAAATGTTTCCTTTCACCTGGAAGCCTTACCTACAATGCTTCTCCACCATAAAATGTTTACCTGTTACAACTCTCCCTGATACTTCACCGCAAAACACTAATCAAGACCAAGATCATACAACCTCAACTACGCTAATGAAGAACTTTAATCCCCTCTGTGATCCAACCTCTACTTCTACATCAAATCTCACGTCCTCTGCAGATCATGACTTCTTTTCTAATTCATCCGACATTTCATCTGATGGCGATGACTCAGTTCCGGATTTGGCCACTATATTTGCTTCCCAACGCTTCTTTTTCTCCTCTCCTGGCCGCTCCAACGCCATCGTCGAATCACCAAACTCTCCCCAGGACCACCAAAACAATGCTTTAGTCCCCGATAGCATTGCCATCCAAACCTACTCTCCAGATCCTGTACAAGATTTCAGAAAATCAATGCAAGAAATGGCGGAAGCACACGGGGTAATAGACGTAAAGGCTGATTGGGAATTCTTGCATGAGCTTCTACTCTGTTACTTAACCTTAAACCCTAAACAAACCCACAAATTCATTATAAAAGCTTTCTCTGATCTTCTAGTTTCCCTAATGTCATCAGAAAGTTGCCCTAAATTTGAAGACCGTCAACATGGCACCTCATCCCCACGGTTGGCCTAATCTTATTTAAATTAGAAGTTTTTTTTACTTCAAACTTGGTTTTCTGAACGGTATGATATTAGTTGTTCGCGAAAACGATATGTTTCCTATGTGAAGACAGAGCCAAATCTATATATTAGAAACACTAAACTAAGATAAGCGTGGGATGTTCATAATAGCATCAATGCATGTAATTTTCTAACTTATTATGTGTTTGTTAGATGTTATGCTTGTAAAGAATGTTTTTATCTTTTATTTCGAGATAGTCTgcataaatttaaatattatacaTTACTGCAATCTCTCTACTACTCTGGAAATCTTATTTCGGAAAGAAGAGAGTATCACTAGGCTATGAGCCAAATGACTTTTCCTGTTTGGCTCCATCTGTTTTACTTCTTGGAAACATTCACTACTGATTTATGTTTATTGGTCTAgtaactgataattaataatgtTAATTTGATCTAGAGCTCCTCAATTTGTCTTCATTTTTGTTTTGTGGTCCAGAGGCCAAGTCCAGCCAACTTTTAAGACATTGAAATCTTAACACCTTTGGGAGCTTATAACTAATTATGTGGCCTTATTTAAATAAATGTTGGATTGTGTAATAAGATCAGTCCAAGGCAACAACAATGAAGTTTGAGTTGCTCCAATCATGCAACACTTTATGTGCATGTGCTTGTGCTCGTCTTTCTTTTATTTTAGGCTTGTCTTGCCACAATTGCATACAACAGTAGTACTGTACTGGTGATTGATTGAACACATAGTGCAATTGTATAATTTTCCCCAAATTTACAGTTTGATTACAAAATGGAAACTGTACACTATTTAGTGTAAGATTTGTCATAAGCGCATATAGAACTAGTAGCTCTGATGAGGTATCCAGATATTAGTACTATAGTTGCAAGTGTAACGCTTGAAATGTAGAAAACATTACTGTATTATAAGGCTCGGCCAGATTACATGTGGTCAGAATTTAAGATTGAATTACACATAAACAAGAGATTATGTGCAAAAAAAGTGTGTACAGTAGAACCCCTCCAAAATAATACTCTCCAAAGTGATAAACTCTAGATAAAACGTCTCGGTCTCACGTGATAATTAGTATTTGTTGGACCTAGGACACAAGACCCGGAATAAAGAGAAATTGGCCCAAAAGGGCTTAGATATATAATCATGTAACATTTGTTTAGAGGCCTAAGAGGCCATCTTGTAACAAATAGTCCATTTGTGACTCCCTATAAATATAAAGAAACAATCTCATTTAAAGGGGTTGACAAATTAAGTAAAGAAAATAACTTCTTAAAAATTAGTCTTATATATTAATAATATCCGAGacttatcatttggcgctagaagaaGCTTTACTTTGAAGATCCAACCAAGATATGATCGTGAAAGAAATTGATCCGGCAACAGCCGGACCGACTCAGGTGAAGGAGCCGACGACAGAAATCGCCGCCGATCCTAAAAGCCACGACGTGCAAGAACCACCCAACATTCGACTCTGAAACCGAAATGTTTATTTCCCCACCGGAGGGAGCTTCTCATGATCAGTCGCTGAACTTAACAAATGCAGATCAGCGAGACAAGAAAAGAAAGTTCAAATTAGATAAGCGATTATGGATCCAGACATCCAAGGGCAAAAAGGTGCTTTCAAGCGACATGCGACTTCATATCGAAAAGGTTGAGAGGTTAAAGGCACAAAACAATGAAGACCCGGAGGACAACGCTAAAAAGTAATCTCCAAGCTCGATTCTCCAATAATTACAAAGAAATTAAAGTCACAACGTCCTTGATGACAATGCACCAACGTTCGGGTGAGAGCCTCCGAAGCTTCTTAACTCGGTTCACAGAGGAGATAGCGGAAATTCCTGATTTGATAGAGCAGATGGCCGTCAACATCCTGACAGCGGGCATCGATAAATCTCGACACAGGCTACCTCTAGAAGAATTTTTTGAGAAACGGCTAAAAACCCTTCAAGCTGCATTTCAGAATATAGAACATTGCATGATGCTCCAAAAAGCAGTAAGCTGCATCCAGTCTCCCTGACGTTCATCAATATATGAACAGCGCTGTAGCTACAGTCCACGATCGCCCGCACGCGAAAGGCGCCCAGATCGTCGCCGGTCACCACCACCGCGTGTAGTTGATCACCCCCCGAGGGATAGGAGAGAAAGGGACTggcaatgtaacacccccaaatccggggtcggggatccgggttgtcacgagttccatttcccttaataacacccaatcttaataattaatcaactactctgtactgtgaccccacaataagcagacacaccacaagttatagtctcagagatgaacatccaaaaataatcacaagtcattttattccacaattatctgccaatacaccttaaaaggttttctgaataaatttacattttctttgccattattacaattgataaagatacataagtctggtacattaaaagttgaaagcctagcctattggtagttcctacctcagctacagcgacatcaacgcctataggaaactgcggaacgtttcctaatcgcttacgaatcgggagcttggtcctgttcatcttttctatctgttgttgtgtgatgaaagaaggaagcaagggtgagcagtaagcccaccaaaataatatgtataatgattaacaaaatatgagccttctcatagtactcatgaaagtcttggtcaaaagaaatgaaccaagtttgatatcttaatgcgatgaagtcgcaaaatattcagtatatatacatatatacttttcaaaatatgggaagtcctcttccatgcataatacacacagagttccggtgtataactgtataaaaatatcgttgcaaggtgatctcatatatctaaccttgtctcaacgtttttctgaaaatctttgtcatgcataagataatcatttactagatataagtttaaaagatgaagttacaagatactccaatatacttatatcttttccaaatactacttgaactaccaccgttcaagttataattagtttcaaaagttcatcacactgatgaaactacaagataagacttgaatagattcaatctttgaaatattttgaaggaaataaagttatgatatacttcattaagtcccgatatatatatacacctatatatatacatacgtttcctgaaaacctctgtcatgtaaggtatgaacagaattgcaatatccaataaatttggaaaggaaagaattttggcataaacctgatatcttgctgatcaggcaaagataccaataagtaaccttttctactagtagatgga
This sequence is a window from Apium graveolens cultivar Ventura chromosome 9, ASM990537v1, whole genome shotgun sequence. Protein-coding genes within it:
- the LOC141685988 gene encoding transcription repressor OFP16-like, producing MKNFNPLCDPTSTSTSNLTSSADHDFFSNSSDISSDGDDSVPDLATIFASQRFFFSSPGRSNAIVESPNSPQDHQNNALVPDSIAIQTYSPDPVQDFRKSMQEMAEAHGVIDVKADWEFLHELLLCYLTLNPKQTHKFIIKAFSDLLVSLMSSESCPKFEDRQHGTSSPRLA